In the Paramormyrops kingsleyae isolate MSU_618 chromosome 6, PKINGS_0.4, whole genome shotgun sequence genome, one interval contains:
- the tfcp2 gene encoding transcription factor CP2 codes for MAWALKLPLADEVIESGLVQDFDASLSGIGQELGAGAYSMSDVLALPIFKQEESNLPPDSENKILPFQYVLCAATSPAVKLHDETLTYLNQGQSYEIRMLDNRKMGELPEITGKMVKSIIRVVFHDRRLQYTEHQQLEGWRWNRPGDRILDLDIPMSVGVIDPRANPTQLNTVEFLWDPSKRTSVFIQVHCISTEFTMRKHGGEKGVPFRIQIDTFKENESGEYTEHLHSASCQVKVFKPKGADRKQKTDREKMEKRAPQEKEKYQPSYETTILTECSPWPEVTYVNNSPSPGFNSSHNSFPVAESNGSPKHQPEPVVQVADLSCHLLRRDSESSQNLSPTATPQDAQQWLHRNRFSPFCRVFTNFSGADLLKLTREDVIQICGPADGIRLFNALKGRVLRPRLTVYVCQESQQVREQQQQQKQENGEATGSTFYVYHAIYLEDLTAVELTEKIAQLFSISPQQISQIFKLGPTGIHVLVSDEMIQNFQDETCFILDTMKAETNDGYHIILK; via the exons ATGGCGTGGGCTCTGAAGTTACCGCTGGCCGATGAAGTGATCGAGTCAGGTCTGGTCCAGGACTTTGATGCGAGTCTGTCTGGGATCGGACAAGAGCTTGGAGCCGGAGCCTACAGCATGAG TGATGTGCTGGCCCTCCCCATCTTCAAGCAAGAGGAGTCCAATCTGCCCCCTGACAGCGAAAACAAGATTCTTCCTTTCCAGTATGTGCTGTGTGCTGCCACCTCTCCTGCAGTTAAGCTGCACGATGAGACTCTCACCTACCTCAACCAAG GACAGTCTTATGAAATTCGAATGCTCGACAACAGGAAAATGGGAGAACTACCTGAAATTACTGGGAAGATGGTGAAG AGCATCATACGGGTGGTGTTCCATGACCGACGTCTGCAGTACACCGAACACCAGCAGCTGGAAGGGTGGCGCTGGAATCGTCCTGGCGATCGCATCCTGGACCTGG ATATCCCCATGTCCGTTGGTGTGATTGACCCCAGAGCTAACCCCACACAGCTCAACACTGTGGAGTTCCTGTGGGATCCCTCAAAAAGGACCTCAGTCTTTATTCAG GTGCACTGCATCAGCACAGAGTTCACCATGCGCAAGCACGGCGGCGAGAAGGGCGTGCCGTTCCGCATCCAGATCGACACCTTCAAGGAGAACGAGAGCGGGGAGTACACGGAGCACCTGCACTCTGCCAGCTGTCAGGTCAAAGTCTTCAAG CCCAAAGGTGCAGATCGAAAACAGAAGACCGATCGTGAGAAGATGGAGAAGCGAGCACCGCAGGAGAAGGAGAAATACCAGCCATCTTAtgagaccaccatcctgactgAG TGCTCTCCTTGGCCAGAAGTCACCTACGTCAACAACTCCCCGTCTCCTGGCTTCAACAGCAGCCACAACAGTTTCCCAGTAGCAGAAAG TAACGGTTCTCCGAAACACCAGCCGGAGCCTGTGGTGCAGGTGGCGGAT TTGTCCTGCCATCTACTTAGAAGAGACAGTGAGAGCTCTCAG AACCTGTCACCTACGGCAACGCCTCAGGACGCACAGCAGTGGCTCCATAGAAACCGCTTCTCGCCGTTCTGCCGGGTCTTCACAAATTTCTCTG GGGCGGACCTCCTGAAGCTTACAAGGGAAGATGTCATTCAGATTTGCGGCCCCGCAGACGGCATTCGACTCTTCAATGCACTGAAAGGGCG GGTTCTGCGTCCACGGCTGACCGTCTACGTCTGCCAGGAGTCGCAGCAGGTgcgggagcagcagcagcagcagaagcaggAGAACGGAGAGGCGACTGGCAGCACCTTCTACG TGTACCATGCCATTTACCTGGAGGACCTAACGGCAGTGGAGCTGACTGAGAAGATCGCCCAGCTCTTCAGCATCTCCCCGCAGCAGATCAGCCAGATCTTCAAACTGGGTCCCACTGGTATCCACGTCCTTGTGAGCGATGAG ATGATTCAGAACTTCCAGGATGAGACATGCTTCATCCTGGACACGATGAAAG CGGAGACTAATGATGGCTATCACATCATCCTGAAGTGA